The following are from one region of the Primulina eburnea isolate SZY01 chromosome 17, ASM2296580v1, whole genome shotgun sequence genome:
- the LOC140818229 gene encoding uncharacterized protein isoform X1: MSIGKRKNNGKALRCINLLQFRFFLGMLRNNFFYSVKKMSVTFPSRSQDSVTSKYVVPLISLLSDEEGDDLDHPPAPLKTENMVGLSPSRSSKERAASKKPFEHVAHMYKNEVMKHFKTKKRGCTADTGVMKKRAVQANCVPVVIIDTSTDSSG, from the exons ATGTCCATAGGGAAGAGGAAGAATAATGGCAAGGCCTTAAGGTGCATCAATCTTCTTCAGTTTCGGTTCTTTCTTGGGATGCTAAG aaacaattttttttactcaGTGAAGAAGATGTCTGTCACTTTCCCAAGCCGTTCTCAAGATTCTGTTACCAGCAAGTATGTAGTACCACTGATATCACTGTTATCAGATGAAGAAGGCGATGATCTTGATCACCCTCCAGCACCATTGAAGACCGAAAACATGGTTGGTTTGTCTCCTTCACGTTCGTCGAAGGAAAGAGCAGCGAGCAAAAAGCCTTTTGAGCATGTGGCACACATGTACAAAAATGAAGTAATGAAGCATTTCAAAACAAAGAAGCGTGGATGTACTGCCGATACTGGTGTGATGAAGAAGCGTGCTGTTCAAGCTAATTGTGTACCGGTTGTTATCATCGATACATCAACCGACTCTAGTGGGTAA
- the LOC140818229 gene encoding uncharacterized protein isoform X2 — MLRNNFFYSVKKMSVTFPSRSQDSVTSKYVVPLISLLSDEEGDDLDHPPAPLKTENMVGLSPSRSSKERAASKKPFEHVAHMYKNEVMKHFKTKKRGCTADTGVMKKRAVQANCVPVVIIDTSTDSSG, encoded by the exons ATGCTAAG aaacaattttttttactcaGTGAAGAAGATGTCTGTCACTTTCCCAAGCCGTTCTCAAGATTCTGTTACCAGCAAGTATGTAGTACCACTGATATCACTGTTATCAGATGAAGAAGGCGATGATCTTGATCACCCTCCAGCACCATTGAAGACCGAAAACATGGTTGGTTTGTCTCCTTCACGTTCGTCGAAGGAAAGAGCAGCGAGCAAAAAGCCTTTTGAGCATGTGGCACACATGTACAAAAATGAAGTAATGAAGCATTTCAAAACAAAGAAGCGTGGATGTACTGCCGATACTGGTGTGATGAAGAAGCGTGCTGTTCAAGCTAATTGTGTACCGGTTGTTATCATCGATACATCAACCGACTCTAGTGGGTAA
- the LOC140818839 gene encoding uncharacterized protein isoform X1 produces MCLRISNQALVNNKLVVKLTLVSSFSISVLFSVSQMSLLTPFSILFLPEVSSMPIMRRHIILFMLLHQIMCRSLLVMLLVRHLLKLRSKRRCNKRTRAMSYNMKERIPVQMNHLHRIIDIGDVQCVLNLRMNRNAFVRLCYLLTHVGGIVESRYVCIEEKVSMFLSVLAHHNKNRVVGHDYVRSGHKISTHFHQVLQSILMLHPLLLVKPSSVDHSCTNETWKWFKGCLGALDGTYVSVHVPTIDKARYKTRKGTIAVNVLGVCDREMKFIYALTGWEGSAADARVLKDAVTRDDTLKIPKGCYYLCDNGYANVDGFLTPYRRVRYHKDAWGNRANEPHNYKELFNWRHSQARNIIERAFGLLKKRWAILRSPSFYPLKTQNRIIMACMLLHNFIRSEMPDDPIEEVVDDVVSPDNEISAR; encoded by the exons ATGTGTTTACGTATTTCTAACCAAGCATTGGTAAACAATAAATTAGTTGTCAAACTTACATTAGTATCTTCGTTTTCAATTTCTGTATTGTTTTCTGTTTCGCAAATGTCATTGTTAACACCATTTTCAATTTTATTCCTTCCTGAAGTATCTTCGATGCCCATAATGCGTAGACACATTATTCTTTTTATGTTGCTGCACCAAATCATGTGTCGATCATTGTTGGTTATGTTACTCGTGAGACATTTATTGAAGTTACGTTCCAAACGACGTTGCAACAAGCGTACAAGAGCAATGTCCTACAACATGAAAGAAAGAATTCCTGTGCAAATGAACCATTTGCACAGGATCATTGACATAGGAGACGTGCAATGTGTGTTGAACTTGCGAATGAATAGGAATGCATTTGTACGCTTGTGTTACTTGCTAACTCATGTCGGAGGTATAGTCGAGTCTAGATATGTCTGTATTGAGGAGAAGGTGAGCATGTTTCTGTCTGTATTGGCTCATCACAATAAGAATAGAGTTGTTGGACATGACTACGTCCGTAGTGGCCATAAAATCAGCACCCATTTCCATCAAGTGCTCCAATCAATTCTCATGTTACATCCTTTACTACTGGTTAAACCATCTTCTGTCGATCATTCTTGCACCAACGAAACTTGGAAATGGTTCAAG GGATGTCTTGGTGCATTAGACGGAACGTACGTAAGTGTACATGTACCTACCATCGACAAAGCACGATATAAAACAAGAAAAGGTACTATCGCAGTCAACGTTCTTGGGGTGTGCGATCGTGAGATGAAGTTCATATATGCACTTACTGGGTGGGAGGGATCTGCAGCAGATGCCAGAGTTCTTAAAGATGCGGTGACTCGTGACGACACGCTGAAAATTCCAAAAG GTTGTTATTACCTATGTGACAACGGATATGCCAATGTAGATGGCTTCTTGACTCCTTACAGGCGAGTACGCTATCATAAGGATGCTTGGGGAAACCGTGCAAATGAGCCACATAATTATAAGGAGTTATTTAACTGGAGACACTCTCAAGCCCGAAACATAATCGAAAGAGCCTTCGGTTTGTTGAAAAAAAGATGGGCCATACTTCGAAGTCCTTCGTTCTATCCACTAAAAACACAAAACAGAATCATAATGGCGTGTATGTTGCTGCATAACTTCATCAGGTCTGAGATGCCCGACGACCCAATTGAGGAAGTCGTCGATGATGTAGTTAGTCCGGACAATGAGATATCTGCAAGATGA
- the LOC140818839 gene encoding uncharacterized protein isoform X2: protein MPIMRRHIILFMLLHQIMCRSLLVMLLVRHLLKLRSKRRCNKRTRAMSYNMKERIPVQMNHLHRIIDIGDVQCVLNLRMNRNAFVRLCYLLTHVGGIVESRYVCIEEKVSMFLSVLAHHNKNRVVGHDYVRSGHKISTHFHQVLQSILMLHPLLLVKPSSVDHSCTNETWKWFKGCLGALDGTYVSVHVPTIDKARYKTRKGTIAVNVLGVCDREMKFIYALTGWEGSAADARVLKDAVTRDDTLKIPKGCYYLCDNGYANVDGFLTPYRRVRYHKDAWGNRANEPHNYKELFNWRHSQARNIIERAFGLLKKRWAILRSPSFYPLKTQNRIIMACMLLHNFIRSEMPDDPIEEVVDDVVSPDNEISAR from the exons ATGCCCATAATGCGTAGACACATTATTCTTTTTATGTTGCTGCACCAAATCATGTGTCGATCATTGTTGGTTATGTTACTCGTGAGACATTTATTGAAGTTACGTTCCAAACGACGTTGCAACAAGCGTACAAGAGCAATGTCCTACAACATGAAAGAAAGAATTCCTGTGCAAATGAACCATTTGCACAGGATCATTGACATAGGAGACGTGCAATGTGTGTTGAACTTGCGAATGAATAGGAATGCATTTGTACGCTTGTGTTACTTGCTAACTCATGTCGGAGGTATAGTCGAGTCTAGATATGTCTGTATTGAGGAGAAGGTGAGCATGTTTCTGTCTGTATTGGCTCATCACAATAAGAATAGAGTTGTTGGACATGACTACGTCCGTAGTGGCCATAAAATCAGCACCCATTTCCATCAAGTGCTCCAATCAATTCTCATGTTACATCCTTTACTACTGGTTAAACCATCTTCTGTCGATCATTCTTGCACCAACGAAACTTGGAAATGGTTCAAG GGATGTCTTGGTGCATTAGACGGAACGTACGTAAGTGTACATGTACCTACCATCGACAAAGCACGATATAAAACAAGAAAAGGTACTATCGCAGTCAACGTTCTTGGGGTGTGCGATCGTGAGATGAAGTTCATATATGCACTTACTGGGTGGGAGGGATCTGCAGCAGATGCCAGAGTTCTTAAAGATGCGGTGACTCGTGACGACACGCTGAAAATTCCAAAAG GTTGTTATTACCTATGTGACAACGGATATGCCAATGTAGATGGCTTCTTGACTCCTTACAGGCGAGTACGCTATCATAAGGATGCTTGGGGAAACCGTGCAAATGAGCCACATAATTATAAGGAGTTATTTAACTGGAGACACTCTCAAGCCCGAAACATAATCGAAAGAGCCTTCGGTTTGTTGAAAAAAAGATGGGCCATACTTCGAAGTCCTTCGTTCTATCCACTAAAAACACAAAACAGAATCATAATGGCGTGTATGTTGCTGCATAACTTCATCAGGTCTGAGATGCCCGACGACCCAATTGAGGAAGTCGTCGATGATGTAGTTAGTCCGGACAATGAGATATCTGCAAGATGA